One part of the Granulicella arctica genome encodes these proteins:
- a CDS encoding RDD family protein, whose translation MSAAQLEFDPLDDFFRSPETHGTSALKQQAAERLAAHRARRGHASSLDDAAPAPRPQTDTRAARIAAAVAERYAQSQSYRAFLAAEAERAIQQAEAAARQAEAVAEIAARTAQAVVATQQQLLSELENWNAEEAPAPMLVEPPLPKPEQPQTAQPPAAALTVRLYEDVSRIAETGVANAVPHESLDEDQRLALDDEIAFRHSPNLEEFLEPAIPIPANLIEFPRQLVAPRKARPRLAEGPLREEAELAQEGTQLRIFEVEPDQISVEPSTDSTLPEWSSIRLSACTTTEPLEVPENVASYGIQFVTAPLGLRLMSAIVDGCLVLASFLGFTTVVAYTAGRVPTGQIAAIGAAGTLAALFLLYQILFFTFSDATPGMRYARIGLCTFSDENPTRSAMRRRIVAILLAACPIGLGLLWAWLDDDHLGWHDRISRMYQRSY comes from the coding sequence ATGAGCGCAGCGCAGTTGGAATTTGACCCGCTGGACGACTTCTTCAGGAGTCCCGAGACGCACGGAACATCCGCCCTCAAGCAGCAGGCCGCGGAACGTCTCGCAGCGCACCGCGCCCGCCGCGGCCACGCCTCCAGCCTGGACGACGCCGCACCTGCACCCCGGCCCCAGACTGATACTCGCGCCGCACGCATCGCCGCCGCCGTAGCCGAGCGCTACGCGCAGTCGCAGAGCTACCGCGCCTTCCTCGCAGCCGAGGCCGAGCGCGCTATCCAACAGGCAGAGGCCGCAGCGCGACAGGCAGAGGCCGTCGCCGAGATCGCGGCTCGTACAGCACAGGCCGTCGTCGCCACCCAGCAGCAACTGCTCAGCGAGCTTGAGAACTGGAACGCCGAGGAAGCGCCAGCCCCCATGCTGGTCGAGCCACCTCTGCCTAAGCCAGAACAGCCGCAAACCGCACAGCCTCCCGCCGCCGCCCTGACCGTTCGACTCTATGAGGACGTAAGCCGCATCGCCGAAACCGGCGTCGCCAATGCCGTCCCCCACGAGTCTCTCGACGAGGACCAGCGGCTCGCGCTGGACGACGAGATCGCCTTCCGCCACTCCCCCAATCTCGAGGAGTTCCTCGAACCCGCGATCCCCATTCCAGCCAATCTGATCGAGTTCCCTCGCCAGCTCGTCGCTCCACGCAAGGCCAGGCCCCGCCTCGCGGAAGGCCCGCTCCGCGAAGAGGCCGAGCTCGCACAGGAAGGCACACAGCTCCGCATCTTCGAGGTCGAGCCCGATCAAATCTCGGTCGAGCCCTCGACCGATTCGACCCTGCCCGAGTGGTCGTCGATCCGGCTGAGCGCCTGCACCACGACCGAGCCCCTCGAAGTCCCGGAAAACGTCGCCAGCTACGGTATCCAGTTCGTGACCGCTCCCCTCGGTCTGCGGCTGATGTCCGCCATCGTCGATGGCTGCCTCGTGCTGGCATCCTTTCTCGGCTTCACCACCGTCGTTGCCTACACCGCAGGCCGCGTCCCCACAGGCCAGATCGCCGCCATCGGCGCAGCCGGGACACTCGCCGCACTCTTCCTCCTCTATCAAATCCTCTTCTTCACCTTCTCGGATGCGACCCCCGGCATGCGCTACGCCCGCATCGGCCTCTGCACCTTCTCGGACGAGAACCCCACCCGCTCCGCGATGCGCCGTCGCATCGTCGCAATTCTGCTCGCAGCCTGCCCCATTGGCCTAGGCCTCCTCTGGGCATGGCTCGACGACGACCACCTCGGCTGGCACGACCGCATCTCCCGCATGTATCAACGCAGCTACTAA
- a CDS encoding LPS-assembly protein LptD — MIAASHPHLAAQEVTTQAPPAAAVSASGGEAADTLPDGPDAQRFPTAVPLPAKDDGQNAVIESDTQTERNGRYTLDGNVVITYGDRVLHADHIEYDENSGDLTATGHLLATGGENDERIHASHGTANLKEQTARFYDVTGSVGMKTSGSKLVYTSGNPFLFTGKMVVRTGPSEYQVYDGTVTSCQLPRPDWLLSAKRFDVDSEKARARNSVFHLLNLPLLYLPYVTHPVEIGGRQSGILIPDISHSSSKGYILGEEFYWAINRSMDLTAALIYYSLRGWEQSATFRYKGQGYDFATGHYSGLQDRGYTPAGGVYTNQGGEDVTFKARHDLTPQSRVAADVEYLSSYAYREAFSNSFNQAVSSDILSIAYAVKETDGFEASARADRYQGLKQAAIAGVPATPTTAAVAAVPEEQVRIFHVPSLDLNTTDHRIGATPLLWSLESSTSGLKRVQPNFASGGITERLDMHPQIALPLSVGGWNLFSSVAMRETYYSRSRQPPRVGGTGTVELTRDLNRADVEFQAELRPPVIERTFSGTWFNNLFGGADVRHTIEPVATYRYVSGVDNFLNVLRFDDKDIVSNTNEVEYGVTQRLFVRHAPSKACSLKDLETLSHTTPTDEDTKLMSHCSTSERVQWRVTQKYFIDSTFGGAVQNGRRNIFDTTLDLTGIAFLTEPREISPLLSRLRVQTSEKTDVEWDFDYDTGAKKFTADNIFADYHEGKAFAGLSYARLNAPGRFYTDGATSQVSDFSQLRTLLGYGSPTKPGFGLAANAGFDLRQDALQYAALQTSYNWNCCGLSVEYRKFELGSVRNESSYRFNFTLANIGTAGNLRRAEQLF; from the coding sequence GTGATTGCGGCAAGTCATCCGCATCTCGCAGCGCAGGAGGTAACGACTCAGGCACCTCCGGCGGCGGCTGTTTCCGCATCGGGCGGGGAGGCGGCGGATACGCTTCCGGATGGGCCGGACGCGCAGCGCTTTCCAACCGCAGTGCCGTTGCCTGCGAAGGACGACGGACAGAACGCGGTGATCGAATCAGACACGCAGACGGAGCGGAACGGGCGCTACACGCTGGATGGAAATGTGGTGATCACGTATGGCGACCGTGTTCTCCATGCGGACCATATCGAGTATGACGAGAACAGCGGAGATCTGACAGCGACCGGGCATCTGCTGGCGACGGGAGGCGAGAACGATGAGCGTATCCACGCGAGCCATGGCACGGCGAACCTGAAGGAGCAGACGGCGCGTTTCTACGACGTGACGGGATCGGTTGGGATGAAGACCAGCGGGTCAAAGCTGGTGTACACGAGCGGGAATCCTTTCCTGTTCACGGGGAAGATGGTCGTACGGACTGGGCCGAGCGAGTACCAGGTGTATGACGGCACGGTAACCTCCTGCCAACTGCCTCGCCCGGACTGGCTGCTGTCTGCGAAACGGTTCGATGTTGACAGCGAGAAGGCCAGGGCGCGCAACAGTGTCTTTCACCTGTTGAATCTTCCGCTGCTGTATCTGCCGTACGTGACGCATCCCGTGGAGATCGGGGGCAGGCAGAGCGGCATTCTGATTCCGGATATCTCGCACTCGTCCAGCAAGGGATACATTCTGGGCGAAGAGTTCTACTGGGCGATCAACCGCAGCATGGACCTGACGGCAGCGCTGATTTACTACTCGCTGCGTGGGTGGGAGCAGTCGGCGACCTTTCGGTACAAAGGGCAGGGCTATGATTTTGCGACCGGGCACTACAGCGGGTTGCAGGATCGAGGCTATACGCCGGCGGGGGGCGTCTATACCAACCAGGGCGGTGAGGACGTGACCTTCAAGGCGCGGCACGACCTGACGCCGCAGTCGCGTGTGGCGGCGGATGTGGAGTATCTCAGCTCGTATGCGTATCGCGAGGCGTTCTCGAACAGCTTCAACCAGGCGGTATCGAGCGATATTCTTTCGATCGCGTACGCCGTTAAGGAGACGGATGGGTTTGAAGCGTCGGCTCGCGCAGATCGCTATCAAGGGCTGAAGCAGGCTGCAATCGCAGGAGTTCCGGCGACGCCGACGACGGCTGCGGTGGCTGCGGTCCCTGAGGAGCAGGTGCGCATCTTCCATGTGCCCTCGCTCGACCTCAATACGACGGACCATAGGATTGGCGCAACACCGCTGCTTTGGAGCCTGGAGAGCTCCACGTCTGGACTGAAGCGGGTTCAGCCAAACTTCGCCAGTGGCGGCATCACGGAGCGGCTCGATATGCATCCACAGATTGCGTTGCCGCTTTCGGTCGGCGGTTGGAACCTGTTCTCTTCGGTTGCCATGCGCGAGACGTACTACTCCCGTAGCCGGCAGCCGCCTCGAGTTGGCGGCACTGGAACGGTCGAATTGACGAGAGATTTGAACAGGGCGGATGTGGAGTTTCAAGCAGAGCTGCGTCCGCCGGTGATCGAGCGAACCTTTAGCGGCACATGGTTCAACAATCTCTTTGGTGGCGCGGATGTGCGGCATACGATCGAGCCGGTTGCCACCTATCGGTATGTCAGCGGGGTCGACAATTTTCTGAATGTTCTGCGCTTCGACGATAAGGACATCGTCAGCAATACGAACGAGGTCGAGTACGGGGTGACGCAAAGGCTCTTTGTGCGGCATGCTCCATCGAAGGCGTGCAGCCTGAAGGACCTGGAGACGCTATCGCATACGACGCCCACGGACGAGGATACCAAGTTGATGTCGCACTGCTCCACGAGCGAGCGGGTGCAGTGGCGGGTGACGCAGAAGTACTTCATCGATTCGACCTTCGGCGGAGCTGTGCAAAATGGCCGACGCAATATCTTCGATACGACGCTCGACCTGACTGGGATTGCGTTTCTGACTGAGCCGCGCGAGATCTCTCCGCTGCTCTCGCGACTGCGTGTGCAGACATCGGAGAAGACGGATGTGGAGTGGGACTTCGACTATGACACGGGAGCGAAGAAGTTTACCGCCGATAACATCTTCGCCGACTATCATGAGGGCAAAGCCTTTGCGGGACTCAGTTATGCGCGGTTGAATGCGCCGGGCCGGTTCTATACGGATGGGGCGACCTCGCAGGTGTCCGACTTCAGCCAGCTTCGGACGTTGCTAGGGTATGGCTCGCCGACGAAGCCGGGTTTCGGTCTTGCGGCCAATGCGGGGTTCGATCTGAGGCAGGACGCGCTCCAGTATGCGGCTCTCCAGACCTCGTACAACTGGAACTGCTGCGGCCTGAGCGTGGAGTATCGCAAGTTCGAACTAGGTTCGGTGCGGAATGAAAGCTCCTACCGGTTCAACTTCACGCTGGCGAACATCGGCACGGCGGGAAATCTTCGCCGGGCGGAACAGCTTTTCTAG